The genomic window ggAACAGGCTCTAAGGAATAGTTCTCCTCATACAGCTGCGAAGGGTTCTAGCGCTGCAATTGATAGTACATGTAACAAATGTCCTTGAAAACAGGGCAAGGAGGCAGCTCGGATGGTTTCTAGAAATTACCCATCAAGAAGAAGAAAAGCGGTGCAGCTCCGGAGTTCAGCTCCGCTGCAAAGTGACAAAACTGACTTGAAAGGCTGGTTTGGGCAGAAATTCTCTTCATTCATTAAACGTGAATTAAGAGACTTTTTACAGCGATCCGCTGAAGTCTGCCGAAGGTATATGGCAAATTCAGGACCTTGGCTAGAGACACTTTTTCCAGCCCTGTCTGCCTATTgctccaacccccacccacaTGAAACCTGCAGTACGTGCAGTGCAGACACCACCCTGAGGGTGGGAACGGCAGAAGCCCTAAAGACGGATCCCTTTGCACAGACATCCCTGGGGCTATAGGGAAATCACGCCTCTGGCTGGGTGCGCCTTTATGCATTTACACCACTGCACGTCTGCTCCCCAATCTCAACCCAGCGCCGTGTGTGACATCCTGGCTCCACTAAAGCCAACGGTAAAACTCCCAAACAACCCCACGTAGCTCATCTTCTGGGACCCTTCCCCCACGAAATCCTTTAACCGCCGCTCTCCCACGTGCGGGGTTCTTCCCTGATTTCCAGCGGCTCATGCCGGGGCTTACTTGACATAAAACTCCGCTGTCGCTGCCTTCTCAGTCAAACTAGAAAACTCCCCAgacttcccccagcccctgctgatCCGTCATAACTGGACCTCTCTGACCATTCCAGTTCGGGTGGCGGAGTCAGTCCAATGTCGCACAGGCTAGACATGTCCCGGAGTGCGTGGGAGAGGTACGGCCAGTTGGGTCTGGCTAGTGGTGGCCAGGGTCCCTAGCCCTGCGCGGGCGAGAGACACTCAATGCCACATGGGGACCAAGGGCCCTGCACGGGGTGGAGGTGCGAGGTGCTGCCCAGGGCGGAGGTGCCCGGCGCTGCACGGGACTGCGGTGCCCGGCGCTGCCCGAGTCAGGGGTGCCCGGCGCTGCACGGGGCTGCCTCACCTGCAACCCGCCCACCTCGGCGCCGTGCCTCTCCTCCATCTCCTGGATCTGCCGCTCCAGGGACTCGTTGGCGCCCCGCAGGCTCTCCACCTCCACGGTGCGGGCCTGCAGCTGGCGGCGGTACTCGTGGATCTCCTCGCGGCTGGCCCGGATGGCCTGGCTGCTGCGCGCCGCCTGCTCGTTGAGGTTGGCGAACTTGGAGCGGTACCACTCCTCGGCCGCCTGCAGGTTCTTGGCCGCCAGCGACTCGTACTGGGCGCGGATCTCCCGCAGCGCCGAGCTCAGGTCCGGCTTGGCCAGGTCCGGCTCCACCGAGACCTGGGCAGCCTGGAGCGCGGCCGCCAGCTCGGCCAGCTCCTCCTCGTGCACCTGGCGCAGGAAGGCGAGCTCCTCCCGCAGCGCCGCCACCttcttctccagccccagccgggCCCGCGCCGCGCCGTCCGCCTCCTGCTGCTGCGCCCGGGCGCGCTGCTCCGCCTCGGCCCGGCCCCGCGCCTCCTCCTCGCAGCGCGCCCGCAGGCGCTGCACCTCCCCGGCCAGCTGCTCCCGCTCCCGCGCCGCCTGCGCCTGCCCCGCCCcggcctcctccagctgggcccgCAGCTGCCGCAGCTCGCCCCGGAAGAGCTCGCCCAGGCGGGAGGGCTCGGCCTGGCGCTGCCGCAGGGCGCCCAGCTCGGCCTCCAGCAGCCGgttctgctgctccagctgccgcACCCGCTCGATGTAGCCGGCGAAGCGCTCgttcagcccctgcagctgctgcttctcgCCGCCGCGGCCCAGCGCGGACGCCTGGCCCAGGTCCAGCCACGCCTCGGCCCGGCGCGGGGCGCCCAGCGGGAGCCCATGGCTGCGGGGCAGCGAGGGGCCCCGGGCGCTGCCCGGGCGGGAGGCGGCGGCGGGCCGCCGAGGGGGCTCCCCGAAGATCTTGCGGTAGGAGGAGGCCAGGTAGTGGGGCTCCGAGCTcatgctgcaggctggggggaggccggGCGCGCCCCTGCCTTATACAGCGGGACGGGGCGGGGCGCGGCGGCTGCAGTCCCCCGGGCGCGGCGGAGGCTGGCTGCGGCGCTGCGGGGCCCGGAGCGGGAGGTGTCCGTTTTGCCGCAGTGCTGATGTCAGCCCCGCGCCCGGACTCCCGAGCTGGGGCAGGCTGCGAGAGGCACCAGCTGCTTCGCTCGCAGGGGAAGAGAGCCGGGCGGCCTGACAGACAGATCCACCCCCGTGAAGCACAAACCGCCCGGGGGATTCCCAGGGAAACCGTgaccccttccctccacccttcGGCTGCACCTCCACCCGGGCTGGTTTACTGCGGTCACCCGCAGCTTTGCATTCCCCTTGTCCCAGTGCGACTTTAACGCAGGGTTTCAAGATCACCCGAGGAAAAAAGCAATCGAAAGACACGCCCTGATCAACTTTAGCAACGGGTAGGAAATGCGGGGTTTGGGGGACAAGGGGAGGTTAGGTGGATGCGCGAATACATCATTAATAGAGCAGATAGAACAAGTGAGTAGCTACTAGATGATTAAATTGGTTTGGATTCGATCAGACTCTGGACTCTGTTAACTGTGTAACTCCTGCATTAGTAAGTTATAAGCACATATAAAAGAAGCACGTTAAAAATCACCTTTGCCATCATCCATGTACGCTGATCAACAGCTGGAATTTTTCCAGAATCGTTGCTTAGTGTTGCACACACATATTGTGCTGAATTCATTCTTGGCAGCACCCcacggaagtcaatggagttaaaaCCCGTGATGAATTTGGCTCCATGTTGCTTGTAGGAGTTAAAGGGTGGAAAGTGTCCATTCAATGTAAAAACTGTAGCTGATGCCAATGAGCAAATCTGTGTTTTCTACAGAATATTCTTGTAAGGATTTTTCTATAATAAACAGGATTGACTGAGGAGGGAGTGGCAGACAAGCGTTCTGACAGGTGAATCTCCCATATAGGAATTCTTTCTTCCATTATATATAGTGCTAAAATAATATGTAGTTACTTAGTAGGTAGCAACAACAACAGATAGATGTATGTATATCTGGGTGGTAGATGTAGAAATATCAATAGGTATGTGACATGTCTGAATCTGAGGAGGAAACAATTTCAAAAGTGTTACTTATCTTTGCAATCTGGAGAAAGAAATATGTTAAAATGCACAGCTGAAATCTTACAAATTAAGGTCTATGCAGAAGAGATAGGACCTTCAGTTTCCCCTGAAACTTTTATAGGGTAGTGGTTTGCATTGTTGTACCTGACCaaaatttccccttccccccttctcctcccttttgtGCAATGTGCCAGTCACAGCCTTCCACCCcagtggtggctgcattttacTGGCATTGTATGGATTTAAGTCCCAACCCTGTAATTAGATCATCCAGCATGGATACCACAAGtggggggagatatgatagaggtctataaatcatgaatggtgtggagacagtgaataaggatgtgttatttactcctttacataacacaagaaccaggagtcactcaattaaattattaggcagcaggtttaaaacaaacatgaggaAATACTTCCTCATACAAcgcaaagtcaacctgtggaactcattgccaaggaatgttgtgaaggccagaagtataactcaGTTCaggaaagaattagataaattcctggaggataggtccatcagtggctattagacaagatgtTCAaggaccctaaacctctgacagccagaagctggtactggatggcaggggatggatcacacaataattgccttgttctgttcattccctctgaaacctctggcaccagccactgtcagaagacaggttatggggctagatggaccattagtctgacccagtatggccattcttatgttcacacactgagctccactgatttaaatggcaGCAGGGGTCCACACTAATGGATATAATTGCAGGAGCAGGATCACAATACAtgtataaagtgctttgggatggaAGGTGCTAGAACAATAGCAGCATAGTTTGTAATGGAAAACAAGCTACTGGTTCTTCTAAGCTCAGAGTCCAAGTGTGAAAAGCTCAGATCATCTTTGAGATCCCCACATAAAAGCTGCCTAAtgttattattgttatttgtttgtattgcagCAAGGACAGGGGATTCATTGCACTAGGCACTGTCCATACATGTAACGATAAGAAGGTCCCTGTGCCAAAGCGCTAATATGAGCAAAGCGTTATTGGAAACTTTAGAGGAAGGTAGTGAATACTGGCTATAGCCTCAGCAATTGTGGGCCATACCCTGGTGTTACCTCCATAGACACAGATGGTCCCAAACTCCGGGGAAAGCCTATCACTACTGCCCGGAATAGTCAGTCTGGGGAGAGCTGGATCATGGAGCACAGCTCAGCAGCAGTCTGTACACAGGAGGGATGAGGAGGTGTGATGGGACAGGCTGGAAGCATGGCTGGTGGGTCTGTGAACCATGCAGAGGGTAACAGTGGCTTGTGGCTGCTACTTCtacctttcccatccagctgctgtgggctggggctgaggactcCATTGCTCAGCCCCATGTGCATATAGATGATCCCACAACCCAGTTACTTAGGCTTCGGGCTCTTTCCCTGGATTTCTCCTTTGCTGAATAACTGCTACCTTCTGAGCTTCACAGGCTGACTTATTCCTGATTTGAATTGCTTGCTGATAACATCTCTTTGCAAATAAATCTATTTGTCCTTCTGTAGCCCATCTGAAGATCTCCCGGCAGTAACTAGCTGAGCTTCACAATACCCCAGTGAGGGCGGGAAGTGATACGCATTATAAATGGatccacccaccactgaaatgcagctgtttcTGGGGTGGACGACAGCAGCTATTAGCTGAAATGGAGGTAAGAGTTGGGAATGGATTGCAGATCCATTGGGCCAGAGATCTCTTTGGTGAGTGACATAGTCCTTTCCCAACATTCTCACCCACCATGGCATCCAAAAGTATATTTTTGGACACCTGTCCTTCCCCCTTTCCTCTATGCTAGTCTGCACCAAAGTGAACACAAAGCAGCTTCCTGCTCTTATAGCCGAATCCTAGAGATTTAAAGGTGCAATATGCATAGAACAATGGTATAACCATTATCTTGCTAAATACACTGGAGAGATTTGTTGAGTTGCACCAGGGATGGAATTGGTCTCATCTCTTTTGGACCTCACAATGCAGAAACAAGATGTAGCTTAAATCTTTATGATCCTCATTGTACAAGGTCCACCTGTTAAACTGTTTGTCCTACTAGCTGCAATCCATCTGGCTCTGCTCAGTGTCTGGTTTTGTGATGAAAAGACAACCTGCCTCTTAGCTACGTATACCACAAACGGGACATGCTTGTCTCATACAATTTTCAGCACACCATTAAACAAATGCTCTAGGTACATGTTTCACCACCTGGCTTCAGTGCAGAAGAGTCACGTGGGAAGGGAATGCCTCCCCTGGTTGCAGAACTGGCGAGCGATGAAGGCAGAAAGtgtctgctcagctgctgccagcagctttCCAGTGGCTCAGATAGAAGTGAGCAACACCATTTGGAAAAGAAAGGTTGGGGTTTGTCTTTAAGAGAAGCAAAACCTTTAGTGCCTCGGTGATACTGGAAACAAAGAGAAGTATAACACAAATGAACACACAAAatgacaaacacacacatatacaaacACACTGTTATAGATACATTGTTAAACACACAGGCTTACATAGGCACTGATTGTCGCATACAAAGATGCACAAAGCCATGCAGACACAAACAAAAGCTCACAGGCACATTCACAAGCACACAAAGGGGCAGGCACACAAACATAGACACACAGAAACTTgcagatgcacacacccagagtcGCACACACCAAATCACACGTATACACAATTGCTCATCTGCCCCACAGGTTCTCTTGTGTGGGGTTGTGTCTTAAGGTTCATTCTGTCTCCCCTTCTGTTCCACATGGAGGTGAGACAACTAAATTAGTTGGTGCAGTGCTCTGGCGTTTGTGTGGATGACCTGCAATGCTATGCCTGCTTTCCTTGTTATCCCAATGACGCAGCTTCCTTGCTGTCCCATGGTGTATACCATGGAGTCCTCTGAGGATTGCAAAGGGTGGGAAGTCTGGGATGTTTGGACCTGTAGGTCAGCCAGGGCCTGCAGCATTTGAGTTTGCTGCCTGAGAAGACCCATTATGTTCAGGTGcatctccccttcctttccctggGCCTTTCTCTTGTCTGCTGTCTCCTTCTCCATGCTGACATGTCGGCCCCCCAGGCCCTTTGGTCGCAGTCTGATGCAGCACCagcttgcaggatctcactgaacACGTCATCCTGAGTTCCTATTCTTTCTCCTCCCCAGGGTCAGGTATTCTGCAGGGGTGGAGGAGGCACCCTGCAGAGCTGCAGCATCAGCCTCAGATGATAAAATCAGACAGATGTATCACTGGATTTATAGTcacaggagaaagagaaagacaaGTTTCAAAACTCCCTTTGCATATTCCTATCAAACTTTTAATAAGACATGCTTGTTAACGTGAGAGCTTTGGAGTGCCATGACACAGCATCCCTCTCTAgccccagccatggtgagtacagTGAGCCAggggcagggtggtggtgggaagGAATTTCAGTTGCATGGCAGTGAACTTTGGCACTGTTTGCACCGGCAATGGCTATTTGAGCTTATATCTTACTCCGGAGGATAACCAGGACACAGAAAGCTCACTACTGTGGGCGTCTCAAAGCTGCCCAGGCCCGTATGTTGCTAGCCTGTTTACTGCAATGATGCCATCTGAATTCAATGCAAAGTGGCATGGGAAAGTACCCTACTGAGGAGGAAAGAATAAGGCGGCCATCCGTAGAAACCTTCGGGAGAGGACTGCAGAGtgtctccatgaaagtttcatcaagatctctCAGAAGGTTTCAAGGGACAgccctgtgtacataaacaaactgctccgCATGGCCTCCCCGCTCCCTGCCAAAGGAGGGAATGGAAAGCAGATAACGCTACCTCAGTTTGTTGTACCGCTACTTCTTGTAAGAGTAAAACAAGGAAAAGTCAATACCTATGATACCTATGTCTTGTTAGCCTGGGGGTGGGCTAGGCGCTGTCTCTAAATTTAAACATTGTAAAGAAAAATGCATTCACATGCTTACCTAAGGCTCCTTCAAGCCCAAGCCCTGTGGGTCGCAGGACATCACAGTGGCCAATCATGATGctggggaaggcacctctggtgagtatacaGTTACAATCAAAGTCCAGTTAAACTCCCCTGTGCTTGCTGCTGGAATTGACTAGACTGCAGAAGATTCTCAAACAGGTCGTGGCTTGTGGCACCCCCACCCCgctgccctccttcctccccctccgcTGTTCATGGCAGGGGTCTCTGTCTCAGGCTCCAGGGAAGTATCCACTGTAGTCTGTGAGGTGCTTGGAGGGGTCTTTGCTAAGTATTTCATGCACCATGTTGTGAAAGCGGCAGGTCTGGGGCTCAGTGTTTATtactacaacaacaaaaacagttgAAAATGGGTGCAAAAAACtattaatttttctgggtaaatattagGGTTTATTTTAGTGGACGGAaggacagattttcattttcttcccattttagtgtgtcaaatctttaaaccgttatctgctaacagcttgaaatgtgtacatagtgggcatgagattcatcagtatgttcagatgtgcatgcacttcagagcttgcatgtgtccctgtttgtttattgtgtgtatcttctagactaatacatagccttacttcaacaggcagctttgcatatacccAGACTAAAGTATCATCGTAATACAGATATCTCATGCAATGCATTGTATTTTcccaataaaacaagtttttgatatttattttaatgatACAAATGTAGGATGAAAATTggagaaaaaataactttttgtaaaacgtgggattttttttcagtaaaaatcagttaaaactgaaaacaaaggggtaCAGCTCAGGGGAGAGATTCTAGTGGTTAGACAGCTTTGCCACACACACAGGATTCCCCTCTGTCTTTTAGTGCCCTGTGATTTCCTGTTTCACTTCCTTTGCTTGCACCAGCCTCACTCTCCCACActagtgaggcctggtctacactaaaaagttaggtcgaaGAAAGCCACCTTACATCAACGtgttaatgtatgtgtctacactaccagatCCTTTACGCCGACCTAAGTCACCTCTAATGTCAACTTCTGTAATACACCTTTGTGAGAGGTGTAGCTCTTAATTTGATTTTCATGGGTCGACTGCGAGGTAGTGCAGACGCAGCGTTGGATAATTCgacttaattggcctccaggtagtgtcccacaatgcttatCTGTGACCGCTCAGCAGATTGTTCTCAAGTCTGCTGCACGGCAGCCAGGCACACAGGAAACAGCTCCTCCCCTGCTAAAGCTCCAGGAATTTTggatttcccatttcctgtttgatcagcattggGAACATGCCAGCTTGAGCATagctgatcatggagactacACGCCCTAAACGTGCTCCATAtcactgtgtggggagaagagtctgtgcaggcagagctcctaTCCGGCAGAAGAAACATTCACATCTATGCAAAGTTCGCTCGCGAAATGGGGAAGAAGGGCTATatgagggacacacagcagtgccatgtgaaaataaaataacttcgccaagcgtaccagaaagcaaGGGAGGTGAACAGTCATTCTGGTAGCTGAACCCCACACATGCCGGTTCTTCAacgagctgcatgcaattcttggGGACAACCCTACCAGCACCCCCACGAGCAACATGGATACCTCATAGATGTGTTAGTCTAGGGACAACAAGGACGACGATTtggtggatgaggaagagaaTGGGAGACAGGTGAGCGATGGATCCATTCTCTTCAAGagcaaggaaatatttttaaccctggagccctGTGGGTCGCAGGACGTCACAGTGGCCGATCGTGATGCTGGGGAAGGCATCTCTGGTGAGTATACAGTTACAATCAAAGTCCAGTTAAACTTTAGCGGGCACCCACATTCGGTGGTATTTCATATTTACTGTGAAGAAAAAGCTGTGGTTCTCTGCTTATAAGAGGCTGCTCCAGCTATGCAGAGGGTGGCCCCCAGAAAAAACTGTTTATGTGGACTGGGATATCCATGGAGGATTCCCAGGctatctctaggaaactttcatggaggtactctgcagtcctttgcaaaaggtttctgggcaggacaGTCTTATTTCTTTCactatggtaggacactttcccatgcaaCTCCCAAATTAATTCTGCGAGCATCATTGCAGTACACGGCAtagcagcataaggaccaggtctaTACCCAGATGCTTGCAGCATCTCCTTCCTTTCGCCTCTGTTACCttcaggagactgatatcacatAGGGTCGCCTTGAGGAAGTTCTCATTAAAA from Gopherus flavomarginatus isolate rGopFla2 chromosome 6, rGopFla2.mat.asm, whole genome shotgun sequence includes these protein-coding regions:
- the INA gene encoding alpha-internexin produces the protein MSSEPHYLASSYRKIFGEPPRRPAAASRPGSARGPSLPRSHGLPLGAPRRAEAWLDLGQASALGRGGEKQQLQGLNERFAGYIERVRQLEQQNRLLEAELGALRQRQAEPSRLGELFRGELRQLRAQLEEAGAGQAQAAREREQLAGEVQRLRARCEEEARGRAEAEQRARAQQQEADGAARARLGLEKKVAALREELAFLRQVHEEELAELAAALQAAQVSVEPDLAKPDLSSALREIRAQYESLAAKNLQAAEEWYRSKFANLNEQAARSSQAIRASREEIHEYRRQLQARTVEVESLRGANESLERQIQEMEERHGAEVGGLQDSISQLENDLRNTKSEMAHHLREYQDLLNVKMALDIEIAAYRKLLEGEETHFTTGSISISARNPHSNPSYSFQPRVFSLPVATASKISPTLSFKKGEKEEASKVSSKVSSSQMRESFAEMIEETVMSTEKTEQSNLEEGNITNQKM